A window from Anomalospiza imberbis isolate Cuckoo-Finch-1a 21T00152 chromosome 8, ASM3175350v1, whole genome shotgun sequence encodes these proteins:
- the LOC137478191 gene encoding serine/arginine repetitive matrix protein 2-like — translation MVRLCTHHQKQFIRVLNDIYTEVQPDCDGQQLSESESMEASTCGSGCSQRSTENQDKGATCTESKLPSTLDPGQSGADGPLHVTGQAPKQPVELKSLDRAENSSPALRRDFCELPITRLRSASPKDSPTQGYLSTLNSSSLNFHHAAKTLEGQQAAGHEQEASIRKCEDNKEQLAGKTLMEGYISVKVANVNGSEDCLDGCLGSQKSSFRALPEESWDPGFAVTPPRRADKENTLQCSSKASLHQDLDAKEQDVRPKQENHLHAMAKGKAGCQLHPADKGMLDKSKEGWLPTGAMPAAHRPPGGHPRAKAASLRSSRKSKKASGLRINDYDNQCDVVYISQPITECHFEAQRLVSSRRTARKSTRGYYFNGECCELPTVRTLVKSSRAEERTSSPALRTETLVSAKPPRVLSVEGSAGAGREGEKRVSLRLLAKVAPTSQETKERAELGSMQFRDTRALRSREAALAMPFFSLSAPPSPQKEDSLASSPPPGSPPAEGGGMTVGGTVTWEAGSSLGSSGDGSSSRQAADIAAFSISKAHGEEEGCPGSDIQAIPDLPASPEPKSSSQASAATDTTPLPCDGAKDPAHLPGSGDAELCGQCLAEPSTCSPGLQAHDEPPATMDGKSVLEPPATLQCGDVNKSIDIKPEAEPSVMVDDSPLGQEDAVLVGTPLPKILEVEAMQNNSTAGEKEPTEGEMPPNPNSSDSVSSKDSPDKKRKKGRRAPVASDRCLRSQQSPSPAEGSAEDSGSSSSVQLPCLQIKFSKSSGAKRFKREVQLDEAASMHFPSDCFPNVLLKTSEEPGIGQAPESITEEQPGEENGVTTRQTYKSILAKETAAEGENSSKDDSSANSSQSQQGEMLGISIQADSEKKNITLPLENSVPANDAEQVDVKPVNASAKDKESSDSDRDLVKPVNYELVTNLPPCPSSRGGSKHLPAKTAKHKKVALQFYNLRHAPAPVDSAKKNTPGKESMQAIPKLRDEHSSGNDDCPTLEDIDVADSKPKFVEWCAEEENQELIAEFNTQYMKIQKGWIQLEKEVQPTPKVKNRADKLKEIWKSKKRTRKSRGSLEVQKLSPVQMLFMKAFKLSDICQWFLETTETRSLVIVKKLNTRLPGEIPPMKVPLQKYSSSSLYPSSLQAERLKKHLKKFAATTPARNNLKNQKLWAKIRENADKAEVEEATTPGQTSPTDASTKELSEDKTIQPALSLPTQASTRILRKYSNLRGKLRAQQRVVKAEKRSDGPGDHLSLESKQGRKSVCINPLMSPKLALQIKAAAFPAKSPSVDGTGKGRKGKSRSQEDPLPKVDLQLSKKKKMLKESGSTQERSSSSTKDKLPAKKASKIKHSEASVKSPATRKQTAMERSNKLARKMSLKEKRVPKKQLEKMRLPMRKGKENTSRRAVLPPSHEELSKSPKQKPLGESSTRSQKMANKKHSSGKTLTRSMKKMQENSVSQGKRKLRAKVDCSHSKRSRLDPK, via the coding sequence ATGGTCAGACTGTGTACACATCACCAGAAGCAGTTCATTCGTGTGCTAAACGACATATACACTGAAGTGCAACCAGACTGTGACGGCCAGCAGTTATCTGAATCTGAGAGCATGGAGGCCTCTACTTGTGGCTCCGGTTGTAGCCAGCGAAGCACTGAAAATCAGGATAAGGGTGCTACTTGTACTGAATCAAAGCTCCCTTCTACATTGGACCCAGGACAGTCAGGGGCCGATGGCCCCCTGCATGTTACAGGACAAGCCCCAAAGCAGCCAGTGGAATTGAAGTCTCTGGACAGAGCAGAGAACTCCAGTCCTGCTTTGAGAAGGGACTTCTGCGAGCTCCCCATCACCAGGCTTCGCTCTGCTAGTCCAAAGGATAGCCCCACCCAAGGATACCTCAGCACGTTGAACTCTTCCTCTTTGAATTTCCATCATGCCGCAAAGACCCTGGAAGGGCAGCAAGCTGCTGGACACGAACAAGAAGCCAGTATCAGGAAGTGTGAGGATAATAAAGAGCAGCTAGCAGGTAAGACTCTCATGGAAGGTTATATCTCAGTCAAAGTGGCAAATGTGAATGGCAGCGAGGACTGCTTAGATGGCTGTCTGGGGTCCCAAAAGAGCTCTTTCAGGGCTCTCCCAGAGGAGTCCTGGGATCCTGGCTTTGCAGTGACCCCTCCTCGCAGAGCCGATAAAGAGAACACTTTGCAATGCAGCTCGAAAGCATCTTTGCACCAGGACTTAGACGCAAAAGAACAAGATGTGAGACCAAAGCAAGAAAACCACCTGCATGCCATGGCCAAGGGCAAGGCAGGCtgccagctgcatccagctgACAAGGGCATGCTCGACAAGTCCAAAGAGGGCTGGCTGCCCACTGGCGCCATGCCAGCCGCCCACCGGCCCCCCGGTGGGCACCCTCGCGCCAAGGCAGCCTCCCTCAGGTCCTCTCGGAAGAGCAAGAAGGCATCGGGGCTGAGGATCAATGACTATGACAACCAGTGCGATGTGGTGTACATCAGCCAGCCCATCACCGAGTGCCATTTCGAGGCCCAGCGGCTGGTGTCGTCCCGCAGGACGGCGAGGAAGAGCACCCGGGGGTATTACTTCAACGGGGAGTGCTGCGAGCTCCCCACTGTCCGCACGCTGGTGAAGAGCTCCCGGGCGGAGGAGAGGACGAGCAGCCCGGCACTGCGAACAGAGACCCTCGTAAGTGCGAAGCCACCCCGGGTGCTCTCGGtggaggggtctgcaggggcAGGACGGGAGGGTGAGAAAAGGGTTTCCCTGAGGCTCCTGGCTAAAGTGGCACCAACCAGCCAAGAAACGAAAgagagagctgagctgggctccaTGCAGTTCCGGGATACCCGAGCACTGCGATCAAGGGAAGCTGCCCTGGCCATGCCGttcttctccctctctgctccaCCCAGCCCCCAGAAAGAGGATAGCTTGGCCAGCTCACCACCACCTGGCTCCCCTCCTGCTGAAGGAGGGGGGATGACAGTAGGAGGCACTGTCACCTGGGAGGCTGGCAGTAGCCTGGGCTCCTCTggggatggcagcagcagcaggcaggctgCTGATATTGCTGCCTTTTCCATCTCAAAAGCACACGGTGAGGAGGAAGGTTGTCCAGGCTCTGACATACAAGCTATTCCAGACCTCCCTGCCAGTCCAGAGCCAAAGTCCTCCTCACAGGCCTCTGCTGCTACAGACACAACACCTCTGCCCTGTGATGGTGCCAAGGATCCTGCCCACCTTCCAGGctcaggggatgctgagctctgtgGGCAGTGTCTGGCAGAGCCCTCCACATGCTCTCCAGGCTTGCAGGCTCATGATGAGCCCCCTGCCACCATGGATGGGAAGAGTGTTCTGGAGCCCCCTGCCACTCTGCAGTGCGGGGATGTGAACAAAAGCATAGATATTAAACCAGAAGCCGAACCATCGGTCATGGTGGATGACAGCCCTCTTGGGCAAGAGGATGCTGTGCTTGTCGGTacacccctccccaaaatcttGGAAGTGGAGGCAATGCAGAATAACAGCACAGCAGGTGAAAAAGAGCCCACTGAAGGGGAGATGCCACCCAACCCAAACAGCTCAGATTCTGTCTCTTCCAAAGACAGTCCAGACAAGAAGCGaaagaaaggcaggagagcgCCAGTGGCATCGGACAGGTGTCTCCGAAGCCAACAATCCCCATCACCTGCTGAGGGCAGTGCTGAGGACTCTGGTTCTTCCAGCTCTGTACAGCTTCCTTGCCTTCAGATCAAATTCTCCAAGAGCTCTGGTGCTAAGCGGTTCAAGAGAGAAGTGCAGCTGGATGAGGCAGCATCCATGCACTTCCCCAGTGACTGCTTCCCCAATGTGCTGCTCAAAACCAGCGAAGAGCCAGGCATTGGCCAGGCTCCAGAGAGCATCACtgaggagcagccaggagagGAGAATGGTGTCACTACCAGACAAACCTATAAAAGCATCTTAGCAAAAGAGACTGCTGCAGAGGGAGAAAATTCCTCTAAAGATGACTCCTCTGCTAACAGCAGCCAAAGTCAACAGGGTGAGATGCTGGGAATCAGCATCCAGGCTGattctgagaagaaaaacattacCCTCCCTCTAGAGAACAGTGTTCCTGCAAATGATGCTGAGCAAGTAGATGTGAAACCAGTCAATGCCAGTGCAAAGGACAAGGAGAGCTCTGACAGTGACAGGGATCTGGTCAAGCCAGTGAACTATGAGCTGGTGACCAATTTGCCTCCatgtcccagcagcagaggtggaAGCAAGCATCTTCCAGCAAAAACTGCAAAGCATAAAAAGGTTGCTCTGCAGTTTTATAACTTACGACATGCACCTGCACCTGTAGACAGTGCAAAAAAGAACACACCAGGGAAGGAGTCTATGCAAGCAATCCCCAAGCTGAGGGATGAACACAGTTCAGGGAATGATGACTGCCCAACACTGGAGGACATAGATGTGGCTGACAGCAAACCAAAGTTCGTGGAGTGGTGTGCTGAAGAGGAGAACCAGGAGCTCATTGCTGAGTTCAACACTCAGTACATGAAAATCCAGAAGGGCTGgattcagctggagaaggaggtCCAACCAACCCCTAAGGTAAAGAACAGAGCTGACAAACTGAAAGAGAtttggaaaagcaagaaaagaacaCGGAAAAGCAGAGGCTCACTGGAAGTGCAGAAGCTTTCTCCTGTGCAGATGTTGTTTATGAAGGCCTTTAAGCTGTCTGACATATGCCAGTGGTTTCTGGAGACAACTGAAACCAGGTCTCTAGTGATTGTGAAAAAACTCAACACCCGTCTCCCAGGGGAGATTCCCCCCATGAAAGTCCCCTTGCAGAAATATTCTTCCTCTAGTCTCTACCCCAGCTCACTACAAGCTGAACGTTTGAAAAAACATCTCAAGAAGTTCGCTGCCACTACCCCAGCTCGGAATAACCTGAAGAACCAAAAGCTTTGGGCCAAAATTCGTGAGAATGCTGATAAAGCAGAGGTTGAAGAAGCCACCACTCCCGGCCAGACGTCTCCCACTGATGCCAGCACCAAGGAGCTGAGTGAGGACAAAACCATCCAGCCTGCCCTCAGCTTGCCCACACAGGCCAGCACCAGGATCCTGCGCAAGTACTCCAATCTTCGGGGCAAGCTGCGAGCCCAGCAGCGCGTGGTGAAGGCAGAGAAGCGGAGTGATGGCCCAGGGGACCACCTGTCCCTGGAGAGCAAGCAGGGCCGGAAAAGTGTGTGCATCAACCCCCTAATGTCTCCAAAGTTGGCCTTGCAGATCAAAGCAGCTGCCTTTCCTGCTAAATCTCCCTCAGTGGATGGaacagggaaggggaggaaggggaaaagcaggTCCCAAGAGGACCCCTTGCCCAAAGTCGACCTCCAGCTCagcaagaagaagaagatgCTGAAGGAGAGCGGGAGCACCCAGGAGCGATCCAGCTCTTCCACCAAGGACAAGCTGCCTGCCAAGAAGGCTAGTAAAATAAAGCATTCGGAGGCCAGCGTGAAATCTCCCGCGACCCGAAAGCAGACTGCCATGGAGAGGAGCAATAAACTGGCcagaaaaatgtctttgaaagagaagagagtcCCGAAAAAGCAGCTGGAGAAGATGCGGCTCCCCATGCGGAAGGGCAAGGAGAACACGAGCAGACGGGCCGTGCTGCCTCCCAGTCACGAGGAGCTGTCCAAGTCCCCAAAACAGAAGCCCCTGGGGGAGTCCTCCACACGGTCACAGAAGATGGCCAACAAGAAGCACAGCAGTGGGAAGACCTTGACAAGGTCCATGAAGAAGATGCAGGAGAACAGTGTGTCTCAGGGCAAGAGGAAGCTAAGGGCAAAAGTGGACTGTTCGCACAGCAAACGCTCACGACTGGACCCGAAATAG